The following nucleotide sequence is from Leopardus geoffroyi isolate Oge1 chromosome D4, O.geoffroyi_Oge1_pat1.0, whole genome shotgun sequence.
CTGGGGAGGTTCCGCACTGTCACTGTCGGCCAGGCTCACTTCTCGAAGATCAtcttcagggagagagaggggcggggcccTGAGCGCTGTGCAAGccctcccccaccgcccgccCACCCGCCCTCCCGCCCGCGGGCTCTACTCACCACCCCGGCCACTGGCAGCGCCAAGCTCTTGGGCTGGGGGTGCCGTAGTGGGTTCCCCAGCAGGGTTCTGGGCAGTGGCCAGGAACTTGCCCTGCCATTCATTTCGCTCGTCCACCAGACGGAGCACCAGCTCCTGCAGCTCCAGTAGCTTCACCTGGAGGGAGAGGTGCTGAGCCCCAGCTCtaccccggccccgccccgccccctctttGCTCCCGGGGGACGGAGGGCCcaccttcatttcttctttgtcctgAGCCAGTCGGCTGATGTACTCCTCTTTCTCCCGGTGCCGCTCCTTTAGCACGGCCCTCTGGTTCTGGTAGAGGGTAATGTACTCTCCTGCGGGGCAGACCGGCTGACGCTCAGGCTCTGCGAGCCCTCACGGAGCTCCCCCGACCCCGGGGGCTGGCCAGCCCACTCACCTATGGTGTCCGTCTCTCCAGAAAGCTGGATGCAGCGATGCTCCAGGTCCTCCACCCGCTCCTTCAGATCCACCTTCTCCTGCATGAGCTCCAGGAAGCGGCTCTGCGGCCACGGCGGCGGGGGTCAGGGCTCGGCAGCCCTCCCTAGCCATCTCCGCCCCCGCCGGGGCCGTGCCGGAGCCGATTCACTCACCTGCAGCTTGTCCATGGCCACCTGGAGGGCCTGGTGGGTCTCCCCAGGCACGCTGTCCTCGGTGGTCCCGGGGGCCACCAGGCGAGCCAGGCGCTTGCAGCGCAGCCTCTGCTCCTTCAGCTGCCCGCGCAGCCGTGCCTGCTCCTCCTCGGCACTGGCTAGGGCCGAGTTACAAAATGCCACCTGCGGGCAAGACGTGTACGCGTGCGCCTTTGTGGGGGAAGCTCGGGACGAGCCGGCGccggggaggcagagaggagctcCTCTCACTGCCTCGGCGGGCACACCTGGTGTTTCGAGGATGGCGTAAGGTCGGACCACCGGCTCCCGGGGGAGGCTGGGGGTCAAGAGAAGCCGAGGGGGGCAAACCAAGAGAGGAGAAGGGTGGCGGGGGACCCCAGAGGGAGGCGGGAAGGTGGGACGGGGAAGGGCCGCTCACCATGGCCTCGCGGCTATCTAGGTCCTCCGGCATGCTCAGCTTTGGCGGGGCTGCCTCCTCGTCCTTCTCCTCACCGTCCAGTCCGTCTCCTGTCGAGGCAGCCGGAGGGGCTTCAGACAACCCAACGGGGGAGGTGGAGCGGGCAGGGGAGGAAAGCCGggctctgccccacctcccagagCAACCTTGGGCCAGCGCGTccccggaggaggaggaggcttcGCCGCCCTGAagtcccccctcctcctgcttggGCTCCGTCCTCTTCCCTGGGCAGGTCCTGCTTACCTTCCTCAGGCATAGCCATGAGGTTCAGCTGCGCCTGGAGCTGCTGGTTCTGCTGGGTGGCAGCTTCCAGGCGTCCCTGAGGGGCCAGGAAGGAGTGAGAAGGGATACAGGCCGCAGGCCCTCCCCGGGGGCCCGGCGCTCCAAGCCCCTCACCTGGGTCTCCTGTAACTCTTGGCGGGCCATCTCGGCCTCCGCCTTGCCCTGAACTTCCTCGTGCTGCAGCCGGTCCATAAGCTGCGTCTGCAGCAGCACCTGCTTTTGCAGCATCTCCTTGTCGGAGGCCAGCTGCTGAAAGGCGGCCACGTGCTGCTGATAGGCCGCCACGTACTGCTGCAGGTGGCTCACGTACTGGTCTCGCTGCTGCTGCAGGCTCTCGGCCTCCTGGCTCTTCAGCTCCACCTGCGGGAAGACCCTGGGAGTGAGGCAGGCGGCGGCCTGCAGATTCGGAGCCGGGGACCGGGGAGGTAGGGGCATGGCCTGGCTCCTTCACTCCGGGACCTAAGTGACTGCCCCCTGGCGCAGAGCCCCATGCCTCCCTCACCCAGCCTCACACCTCCTGACAACCTTCTTTCCATTTTAACTTTAGTGGAAAATCAAAGCGCGGCCCCCCCTTAAGGGCATGGTCGTCATTTAACCCTCGACACCTCTGTGAGCAAAAGGGTCATCTCCCTTCTAgattaaggaaactgaggctgagagatgAGAAGTGAAGAGTGACCACTGGGGTCAGAAGCCACAGCTGAGTCCAAGAAGCTTTCCCCCCTCACTGGGGGCTTGAAGGCTGTAGCTGGAATGATGACCTTTGGCCCAGGGCTACCCACTTCTCAAAGTCAGGAGCAAGGAGCCACGAGGAGCTGTGCTCAGAAGGACTCTGGAGTCACATGCCCCCGCCACCAACCCCAGGCTGGAACCGCGGGTCCTGGCCACGCCCCCCGCTccccgaccccccacccccccgggccTCCGCAGCTGACGCAGGGGTTACCGTCTCCTTCAGCTCCGCCAGCTTCTCCTGCAGCTGGCCCAGCTTCTTGGCCAGCTCCTTCTTGACATGCTGCTCCGACTGCAGTGCGCTGGTAATCTCCATATTCTCGTTGCTCTGGACGAAGAGAAGGAATCGGCGGCTACCCAGTGTGGTTGGAGACCCCAGAGCTTGGTGTCTGCCTCCCACCGCTCAGGGAAAGGTGGAGGCAGGTGGGaaaatccccccaccccactcatctGCGCTCACAGGTGCCTGATTGGCACCATTTCACGTAAGGTCCgtaccccgcccccccaccggccccattttacaggcggGGAGACAAAGGCCCGGAGAGGTCAAGAGTCTTGCCCGGCACCAAAGGACTCAGCCAGGGAGGAAGGGCTGCGCACCAGCCTGACGAAGCCATTCTGCAGCTCAGCCAGCTGCTCCTTGAGCTCACGGTTCTGGGACAGCGCACGGCTGATGGTGGTCCGGTCATTCTGCATGGTTTCCAGAATCTGCTTGCGCTCCTCAGCCTGCTCCCCCCAGCACTCGGCGGCCCGCTCCAGCTCCAGCAGCCGCTGCTCCTGCTCCCAGTTCAGGCGGCTCAGACCTTCGTTGTCCTGCACCTGGGCCCGCAGCTGCCCTGCCAGGTTCTCCAGCTCCTTCTGCAGTTGTTCAGCCTCCGCCTGCAGTCGCTCTTCCACCTCCGAGGGCCCCGCTGGAGCTTCCTGGGCTGGGGGGGCCTCTGCGGGGGGCACGTGGTAGACGCTTCTTATCCCTGTGCCTTCAAAAAACCCCTCTTTCTGGCCCGCAGctcctagttttgttttgtttttttttcttttttaaaggaggctccacggggcgcctgagtgtctcagtcagttgagcgtccgacttcagctcaggtcatgatctcgcggttcgtgagttcaagccccgcgtcgggctctgtactgacagctcagagcctggagcctgcttcggattctgtgtcccccctctctcttcgccccacccctgcctgtgctctgtctctctctttcaaaaatggataaacataaaaataaataaataaataaataaataaataaataaaggaggctccatgcccagcaaggggctggaactcacgaccccaaaatcgagagtcgcacgctctaccgactgagccagccaggcgccccttggtccACTGCTCCCAACTGGGCTTCCTCACCCCAAACCTTGGCTTCCTGACCAATAATCCCTCACACTCCTAGGACGCGCAATCTTTCCAGACACTTATGAATAGAGTTCTTCACGTTTTTATGCTCAAGACAACTCTGGGTGGTTGACAGTGGGCACTCAACCCAGACATGCCAACTCCTGGTCCAGACCTCCTTCTCTTGGCCACAGTGCCCTTCCATCTGTCCGCCTTCCTAGAGCATTCGAAGGCATCCTCACTGGCCCTCTGACACCAATCCTGTTCCCCTACCACTCCGGCCCCAGCTTACCTATCTGTTTCTTCAGTTCAGCCAAGCTGGCCTCCAGCTCCTGCACCTGACTCACGCTgtgctccttctcttccttcaactGCTGCATCTGCCCAGAGCACAGAAGGGATGGacatgtggggggtggggagggagggatgggcatGTGGGGGCTGCAGAGGGAGGGACGGCCAGGCAACCGTcgccctctccacccaccccacccccaccgcccccgcaAAAACCACCCAGCCACCTCTGGCTGCACACAGCAAGTGACAGGCTTCCCATTTTACTGACGCCCCGAAAAATCAAATGACCTAAGGTGGGGGGGCCGAAGGTCACACCTTACCTTTTCAGACATCTGTTTCATCCTTTCCTGCCAAAAGGCATTATCCTCTTTCAGATTCTCTACATACTTGTCTCTCTCCAGCTGCATATGCTTGAGGGTGTCTTTCAGCTGCAAGAACGGGCACAGAGGTTAGCAGGGGCAGCCACGGGGCCTCGCCAGCTCCTGCTTGCCTGCGATCATCCTGCTTCCACACCCCTCGCCCTGCAAGGCCTCACCTGCCCCACACGTGTCTCCAGCCGTGCCCGTTCTTCCAGGGCCTGCTGTAACTGTTGGTTGCTGTCGGGGGGTTTAGACCCACTAGAAAACTGGAGAGCAGAAAACGAGAAGGTTAGCGTTGGGAAACCGGGCTGCTCTATGCAGGTTCCCGCAAACGGGTGTGTGCTAGGATAACGTGCATCCACATCGATGAAGAGGTCCACCCTCACGTCATTAGTACTACGTCCGCAAGCCTCATGTTTACTGAATATTCATTGTAAGTGGCCCTCTGCCTCCCAGGCCCATCAACCTGGTGTTCATCCTTCCAGATCCTTTCTGGCTATAATGATTAAGGCTACAGAGTGGTGCTTGTCCCAGAGATGGGGTGTTCAGGTCACAGAGGACAGGCATCCATCAACTCCGGAGCAAGCATAAGCCATCACTTTTTCTATCTCCAGCAGGCCATTTGTTAGACTGCCCATCACAGGAATGGGCACAAAGGAGGCATTCCAGTCAtactgggtggatggatgggtggatggatggatacagagCTCTGTATGCTGCCCAGGCCAGGCCGAATCTGCAGACTCGTGTTTTGCTCTGGAAGACTGACTGTAAGAGGAGTCCTGACAATTCAGGTCCCATCCAGAAGAAAGCAATCAGGAGGGTGACAGACCGTGGGAGAAACAGTTGGGGCTGTTTCGCTAGGAAAAGATCTTAGGGAGGACAAGGAACCTACGCACACTCCTTCTCAGAGTATCTGAGGGTCTGTCTTGGGCAAGAGGCAAGATTTTTCCTGTG
It contains:
- the GOLGA2 gene encoding golgin subfamily A member 2 isoform X1 → MSEETRQSKLAAARKKLREYQQKNSPGVPAGAKKKRKIKNGSNPETATGDGCHTPEDIQDILKVLVSDLNRSNGVALPPLDKWKAPKDRAAPAAPTVDDTVSPGGVPSPCASPPRVTSMASTQTHDAKNEPFLMEESKCLSSTESLRQLSQQLNGLVSESSSYINGEGLATSANIKDLESRYQELSLALDSSNLTNKQLSSKIEELKQQHQETLDQLEKEKKEFEQKLMKEQGSLREQLQVHIQTIGILVSEKTDLHTALVHTQQAVRQKAGESEDLASRLQSSRQRVGELERTLSAVSTQQKQVDKHNKDLTKERDALKLELYKNNKDNEDLKEHNSELEERLRVCMKEKEALQLGVQELEKKLEMSELLLQQFSSGSKPPDSNQQLQQALEERARLETRVGQLKDTLKHMQLERDKYVENLKEDNAFWQERMKQMSEKMQQLKEEKEHSVSQVQELEASLAELKKQIEAPPAQEAPAGPSEVEERLQAEAEQLQKELENLAGQLRAQVQDNEGLSRLNWEQEQRLLELERAAECWGEQAEERKQILETMQNDRTTISRALSQNRELKEQLAELQNGFVRLSNENMEITSALQSEQHVKKELAKKLGQLQEKLAELKETVELKSQEAESLQQQRDQYVSHLQQYVAAYQQHVAAFQQLASDKEMLQKQVLLQTQLMDRLQHEEVQGKAEAEMARQELQETQGRLEAATQQNQQLQAQLNLMAMPEEGDGLDGEEKDEEAAPPKLSMPEDLDSREAMVAFCNSALASAEEEQARLRGQLKEQRLRCKRLARLVAPGTTEDSVPGETHQALQVAMDKLQSRFLELMQEKVDLKERVEDLEHRCIQLSGETDTIGEYITLYQNQRAVLKERHREKEEYISRLAQDKEEMKVGPPSPGSKEGAGRGRGRAGAQHLSLQVKLLELQELVLRLVDERNEWQGKFLATAQNPAGEPTTAPPAQELGAASGRGDDLREVSLADSDSAEPPQGEALSRHTGAENPTAQQIMQLLCEIQNPRERPGLGNNPCVPFFYRADENDEVKITVV
- the GOLGA2 gene encoding golgin subfamily A member 2 isoform X9, with protein sequence MSEETRQSKLAAARKKLREYQQKNSPGVPAGAKKKRKIKNGSNPETATGDGCHTPEDIQDILKVLVSDLNRSNGVALPPLDKWKTHDAKNEPFLMEESKCLSSTESLRQLSQQLNGLVSESSSYINGEGLATSANIKDLEKQQHQETLDQLEKEKKEFEQKLMKEQGSLREQLQVHIQTIGILVSEKTDLHTALVHTQQAVRQKAGESEDLASRLQSSRQRVGELERTLSAVSTQQKQVDKHNKDLTKERDALKLELYKNNKDNEDLKEHNSELEERLRVCMKEKEALQLGVQELEKKLEMSELLLQQFSSGSKPPDSNQQLQQALEERARLETRVGQLKDTLKHMQLERDKYVENLKEDNAFWQERMKQMSEKMQQLKEEKEHSVSQVQELEASLAELKKQIEAPPAQEAPAGPSEVEERLQAEAEQLQKELENLAGQLRAQVQDNEGLSRLNWEQEQRLLELERAAECWGEQAEERKQILETMQNDRTTISRALSQNRELKEQLAELQNGFVRLSNENMEITSALQSEQHVKKELAKKLGQLQEKLAELKETVELKSQEAESLQQQRDQYVSHLQQYVAAYQQHVAAFQQLASDKEMLQKQVLLQTQLMDRLQHEEVQGKAEAEMARQELQETQGRLEAATQQNQQLQAQLNLMAMPEEGDGLDGEEKDEEAAPPKLSMPEDLDSREAMVAFCNSALASAEEEQARLRGQLKEQRLRCKRLARLVAPGTTEDSVPGETHQALQVAMDKLQSRFLELMQEKVDLKERVEDLEHRCIQLSGETDTIGEYITLYQNQRAVLKERHREKEEYISRLAQDKEEMKVKLLELQELVLRLVDERNEWQGKFLATAQNPAGEPTTAPPAQELGAASGRGDDLREVSLADSDSAEPPQGEALSRHTGAENPTAQQIMQLLCEIQNPRERPGLGNNPCVPFFYRADENDEVKITVV
- the GOLGA2 gene encoding golgin subfamily A member 2 isoform X10: MSEETRQSKLAAARKKLREYQQKNSPGVPAGAKKKRKIKNGSNPETATGDGCHTPEDTHDAKNEPFLMEESKCLSSTESLRQLSQQLNGLVSESSSYINGEGLATSANIKDLEKQQHQETLDQLEKEKKEFEQKLMKEQGSLREQLQVHIQTIGILVSEKTDLHTALVHTQQAVRQKAGESEDLASRLQSSRQRVGELERTLSAVSTQQKQVDKHNKDLTKERDALKLELYKNNKDNEDLKEHNSELEERLRVCMKEKEALQLGVQELEKKLEMSELLLQQFSSGSKPPDSNQQLQQALEERARLETRVGQLKDTLKHMQLERDKYVENLKEDNAFWQERMKQMSEKMQQLKEEKEHSVSQVQELEASLAELKKQIEAPPAQEAPAGPSEVEERLQAEAEQLQKELENLAGQLRAQVQDNEGLSRLNWEQEQRLLELERAAECWGEQAEERKQILETMQNDRTTISRALSQNRELKEQLAELQNGFVRLSNENMEITSALQSEQHVKKELAKKLGQLQEKLAELKETVELKSQEAESLQQQRDQYVSHLQQYVAAYQQHVAAFQQLASDKEMLQKQVLLQTQLMDRLQHEEVQGKAEAEMARQELQETQGRLEAATQQNQQLQAQLNLMAMPEEGDGLDGEEKDEEAAPPKLSMPEDLDSREAMVAFCNSALASAEEEQARLRGQLKEQRLRCKRLARLVAPGTTEDSVPGETHQALQVAMDKLQSRFLELMQEKVDLKERVEDLEHRCIQLSGETDTIGEYITLYQNQRAVLKERHREKEEYISRLAQDKEEMKVKLLELQELVLRLVDERNEWQGKFLATAQNPAGEPTTAPPAQELGAASGRGDDLREVSLADSDSAEPPQGEALSRHTGAENPTAQQIMQLLCEIQNPRERPGLGNNPCVPFFYRADENDEVKITVV
- the GOLGA2 gene encoding golgin subfamily A member 2 isoform X8; this translates as MSEETRQSKLAAARKKLREYQQKNSPGVPAGAKKKRKIKNGSNPETATGDGCHTPEDTHDAKNEPFLMEESKCLSSTESLRQLSQQLNGLVSESSSYINGEGLATSANIKDLESRYQELSLALDSSNLTNKQLSSKIEELKQQHQETLDQLEKEKKEFEQKLMKEQGSLREQLQVHIQTIGILVSEKTDLHTALVHTQQAVRQKAGESEDLASRLQSSRQRVGELERTLSAVSTQQKQVDKHNKDLTKERDALKLELYKNNKDNEDLKEHNSELEERLRVCMKEKEALQLGVQELEKKLEMSELLLQQFSSGSKPPDSNQQLQQALEERARLETRVGQLKDTLKHMQLERDKYVENLKEDNAFWQERMKQMSEKMQQLKEEKEHSVSQVQELEASLAELKKQIEAPPAQEAPAGPSEVEERLQAEAEQLQKELENLAGQLRAQVQDNEGLSRLNWEQEQRLLELERAAECWGEQAEERKQILETMQNDRTTISRALSQNRELKEQLAELQNGFVRLSNENMEITSALQSEQHVKKELAKKLGQLQEKLAELKETVELKSQEAESLQQQRDQYVSHLQQYVAAYQQHVAAFQQLASDKEMLQKQVLLQTQLMDRLQHEEVQGKAEAEMARQELQETQGRLEAATQQNQQLQAQLNLMAMPEEGDGLDGEEKDEEAAPPKLSMPEDLDSREAMVAFCNSALASAEEEQARLRGQLKEQRLRCKRLARLVAPGTTEDSVPGETHQALQVAMDKLQSRFLELMQEKVDLKERVEDLEHRCIQLSGETDTIGEYITLYQNQRAVLKERHREKEEYISRLAQDKEEMKVKLLELQELVLRLVDERNEWQGKFLATAQNPAGEPTTAPPAQELGAASGRGDDLREVSLADSDSAEPPQGEALSRHTGAENPTAQQIMQLLCEIQNPRERPGLGNNPCVPFFYRADENDEVKITVV
- the GOLGA2 gene encoding golgin subfamily A member 2 isoform X7; translated protein: MSEETRQSKLAAARKKLREYQQKNSPGVPAGAKKKRKIKNGSNPETATGDGCHTPEDAPKDRAAPAAPTVDDTVSPGGVPSPCASPPRVTSMASTQTHDAKNEPFLMEESKCLSSTESLRQLSQQLNGLVSESSSYINGEGLATSANIKDLEKQQHQETLDQLEKEKKEFEQKLMKEQGSLREQLQVHIQTIGILVSEKTDLHTALVHTQQAVRQKAGESEDLASRLQSSRQRVGELERTLSAVSTQQKQVDKHNKDLTKERDALKLELYKNNKDNEDLKEHNSELEERLRVCMKEKEALQLGVQELEKKLEMSELLLQQFSSGSKPPDSNQQLQQALEERARLETRVGQLKDTLKHMQLERDKYVENLKEDNAFWQERMKQMSEKMQQLKEEKEHSVSQVQELEASLAELKKQIEAPPAQEAPAGPSEVEERLQAEAEQLQKELENLAGQLRAQVQDNEGLSRLNWEQEQRLLELERAAECWGEQAEERKQILETMQNDRTTISRALSQNRELKEQLAELQNGFVRLSNENMEITSALQSEQHVKKELAKKLGQLQEKLAELKETVELKSQEAESLQQQRDQYVSHLQQYVAAYQQHVAAFQQLASDKEMLQKQVLLQTQLMDRLQHEEVQGKAEAEMARQELQETQGRLEAATQQNQQLQAQLNLMAMPEEGDGLDGEEKDEEAAPPKLSMPEDLDSREAMVAFCNSALASAEEEQARLRGQLKEQRLRCKRLARLVAPGTTEDSVPGETHQALQVAMDKLQSRFLELMQEKVDLKERVEDLEHRCIQLSGETDTIGEYITLYQNQRAVLKERHREKEEYISRLAQDKEEMKVKLLELQELVLRLVDERNEWQGKFLATAQNPAGEPTTAPPAQELGAASGRGDDLREVSLADSDSAEPPQGEALSRHTGAENPTAQQIMQLLCEIQNPRERPGLGNNPCVPFFYRADENDEVKITVV
- the GOLGA2 gene encoding golgin subfamily A member 2 isoform X5, which encodes MSEETRQSKLAAARKKLREYQQKNSPGVPAGAKKKRKIKNGSNPETATGDGCHTPEDIQDILKVLVSDLNRSNGVALPPLDKWKTHDAKNEPFLMEESKCLSSTESLRQLSQQLNGLVSESSSYINGEGLATSANIKDLESRYQELSLALDSSNLTNKQLSSKIEELKQQHQETLDQLEKEKKEFEQKLMKEQGSLREQLQVHIQTIGILVSEKTDLHTALVHTQQAVRQKAGESEDLASRLQSSRQRVGELERTLSAVSTQQKQVDKHNKDLTKERDALKLELYKNNKDNEDLKEHNSELEERLRVCMKEKEALQLGVQELEKKLEMSELLLQQFSSGSKPPDSNQQLQQALEERARLETRVGQLKDTLKHMQLERDKYVENLKEDNAFWQERMKQMSEKMQQLKEEKEHSVSQVQELEASLAELKKQIEAPPAQEAPAGPSEVEERLQAEAEQLQKELENLAGQLRAQVQDNEGLSRLNWEQEQRLLELERAAECWGEQAEERKQILETMQNDRTTISRALSQNRELKEQLAELQNGFVRLSNENMEITSALQSEQHVKKELAKKLGQLQEKLAELKETVELKSQEAESLQQQRDQYVSHLQQYVAAYQQHVAAFQQLASDKEMLQKQVLLQTQLMDRLQHEEVQGKAEAEMARQELQETQGRLEAATQQNQQLQAQLNLMAMPEEGDGLDGEEKDEEAAPPKLSMPEDLDSREAMVAFCNSALASAEEEQARLRGQLKEQRLRCKRLARLVAPGTTEDSVPGETHQALQVAMDKLQSRFLELMQEKVDLKERVEDLEHRCIQLSGETDTIGEYITLYQNQRAVLKERHREKEEYISRLAQDKEEMKVKLLELQELVLRLVDERNEWQGKFLATAQNPAGEPTTAPPAQELGAASGRGDDLREVSLADSDSAEPPQGEALSRHTGAENPTAQQIMQLLCEIQNPRERPGLGNNPCVPFFYRADENDEVKITVV
- the GOLGA2 gene encoding golgin subfamily A member 2 isoform X4: MSEETRQSKLAAARKKLREYQQKNSPGVPAGAKKKRKIKNGSNPETATGDGCHTPEDIQDILKVLVSDLNRSNGVALPPLDKWKAPKDRAAPAAPTVDDTVSPGGVPSPCASPPRVTSMASTQTHDAKNEPFLMEESKCLSSTESLRQLSQQLNGLVSESSSYINGEGLATSANIKDLEKQQHQETLDQLEKEKKEFEQKLMKEQGSLREQLQVHIQTIGILVSEKTDLHTALVHTQQAVRQKAGESEDLASRLQSSRQRVGELERTLSAVSTQQKQVDKHNKDLTKERDALKLELYKNNKDNEDLKEHNSELEERLRVCMKEKEALQLGVQELEKKLEMSELLLQQFSSGSKPPDSNQQLQQALEERARLETRVGQLKDTLKHMQLERDKYVENLKEDNAFWQERMKQMSEKMQQLKEEKEHSVSQVQELEASLAELKKQIEAPPAQEAPAGPSEVEERLQAEAEQLQKELENLAGQLRAQVQDNEGLSRLNWEQEQRLLELERAAECWGEQAEERKQILETMQNDRTTISRALSQNRELKEQLAELQNGFVRLSNENMEITSALQSEQHVKKELAKKLGQLQEKLAELKETVELKSQEAESLQQQRDQYVSHLQQYVAAYQQHVAAFQQLASDKEMLQKQVLLQTQLMDRLQHEEVQGKAEAEMARQELQETQGRLEAATQQNQQLQAQLNLMAMPEEGDGLDGEEKDEEAAPPKLSMPEDLDSREAMVAFCNSALASAEEEQARLRGQLKEQRLRCKRLARLVAPGTTEDSVPGETHQALQVAMDKLQSRFLELMQEKVDLKERVEDLEHRCIQLSGETDTIGEYITLYQNQRAVLKERHREKEEYISRLAQDKEEMKVKLLELQELVLRLVDERNEWQGKFLATAQNPAGEPTTAPPAQELGAASGRGDDLREVSLADSDSAEPPQGEALSRHTGAENPTAQQIMQLLCEIQNPRERPGLGNNPCVPFFYRADENDEVKITVV
- the GOLGA2 gene encoding golgin subfamily A member 2 isoform X3; protein product: MSEETRQSKLAAARKKLREYQQKNSPGVPAGAKKKRKIKNGSNPETATGDGCHTPEDIQDILKVLVSDLNRSNGVALPPLDKWKAPKDRAAPAAPTVDDTVSPGGVPSPCASPPRVTSMASTQTHDAKNEPFLMEESKCLSSTESLRQLSQQLNGLVSESSSYINGEGLATSANIKDLEKQQHQETLDQLEKEKKEFEQKLMKEQGSLREQLQVHIQTIGILVSEKTDLHTALVHTQQAVRQKAGESEDLASRLQSSRQRVGELERTLSAVSTQQKQVDKHNKDLTKERDALKLELYKNNKDNEDLKEHNSELEERLRVCMKEKEALQLGVQELEKKLEMSELLLQQFSSGSKPPDSNQQLQQALEERARLETRVGQLKDTLKHMQLERDKYVENLKEDNAFWQERMKQMSEKMQQLKEEKEHSVSQVQELEASLAELKKQIEAPPAQEAPAGPSEVEERLQAEAEQLQKELENLAGQLRAQVQDNEGLSRLNWEQEQRLLELERAAECWGEQAEERKQILETMQNDRTTISRALSQNRELKEQLAELQNGFVRLSNENMEITSALQSEQHVKKELAKKLGQLQEKLAELKETVELKSQEAESLQQQRDQYVSHLQQYVAAYQQHVAAFQQLASDKEMLQKQVLLQTQLMDRLQHEEVQGKAEAEMARQELQETQGRLEAATQQNQQLQAQLNLMAMPEEGDGLDGEEKDEEAAPPKLSMPEDLDSREAMVAFCNSALASAEEEQARLRGQLKEQRLRCKRLARLVAPGTTEDSVPGETHQALQVAMDKLQSRFLELMQEKVDLKERVEDLEHRCIQLSGETDTIGEYITLYQNQRAVLKERHREKEEYISRLAQDKEEMKVGPPSPGSKEGAGRGRGRAGAQHLSLQVKLLELQELVLRLVDERNEWQGKFLATAQNPAGEPTTAPPAQELGAASGRGDDLREVSLADSDSAEPPQGEALSRHTGAENPTAQQIMQLLCEIQNPRERPGLGNNPCVPFFYRADENDEVKITVV
- the GOLGA2 gene encoding golgin subfamily A member 2 isoform X2, producing the protein MSEETRQSKLAAARKKLREYQQKNSPGVPAGAKKKRKIKNGSNPETATGDGCHTPEDIQDILKVLVSDLNRSNGVALPPLDKWKAPKDRAAPAAPTVDDTVSPGGVPSPCASPPRVTSMASTQTHDAKNEPFLMEESKCLSSTESLRQLSQQLNGLVSESSSYINGEGLATSANIKDLESRYQELSLALDSSNLTNKQLSSKIEELKQQHQETLDQLEKEKKEFEQKLMKEQGSLREQLQVHIQTIGILVSEKTDLHTALVHTQQAVRQKAGESEDLASRLQSSRQRVGELERTLSAVSTQQKQVDKHNKDLTKERDALKLELYKNNKDNEDLKEHNSELEERLRVCMKEKEALQLGVQELEKKLEMSELLLQQFSSGSKPPDSNQQLQQALEERARLETRVGQLKDTLKHMQLERDKYVENLKEDNAFWQERMKQMSEKMQQLKEEKEHSVSQVQELEASLAELKKQIEAPPAQEAPAGPSEVEERLQAEAEQLQKELENLAGQLRAQVQDNEGLSRLNWEQEQRLLELERAAECWGEQAEERKQILETMQNDRTTISRALSQNRELKEQLAELQNGFVRLSNENMEITSALQSEQHVKKELAKKLGQLQEKLAELKETVELKSQEAESLQQQRDQYVSHLQQYVAAYQQHVAAFQQLASDKEMLQKQVLLQTQLMDRLQHEEVQGKAEAEMARQELQETQGRLEAATQQNQQLQAQLNLMAMPEEGDGLDGEEKDEEAAPPKLSMPEDLDSREAMVAFCNSALASAEEEQARLRGQLKEQRLRCKRLARLVAPGTTEDSVPGETHQALQVAMDKLQSRFLELMQEKVDLKERVEDLEHRCIQLSGETDTIGEYITLYQNQRAVLKERHREKEEYISRLAQDKEEMKVKLLELQELVLRLVDERNEWQGKFLATAQNPAGEPTTAPPAQELGAASGRGDDLREVSLADSDSAEPPQGEALSRHTGAENPTAQQIMQLLCEIQNPRERPGLGNNPCVPFFYRADENDEVKITVV